The segment gaagtcaGTTGCTTTTAGGAGATGCTGTGTTGCTGTTGAATTTTGCTAGCAAGTAAATTTCAGATTACATTTATCAATGTAAAATAAGACGTTAATAGTTCATGATGCTCATTTGCTAAAAATAACTAGAGGTATTTCGATTGGAAATTTTTGTTAATTGACACAGTAACACTTGATTCTTAATGAAATGTTCTCATGCTTAGACTATATTACTCATGGTAGAGAAATGAGTGTTTTGCTGTGATATGTTGTGAAATACGTGTGATATCCTAGTTTGTCTACTGACACTGGGGtcttgaatcttaaaaaaaggcCTCCGATGAAGCAGAGGAAAGTGGATCACAGGGGAAATTGGTGGAAGCTCTCAGGCAAATGAGAATTAATCATAGGGGAAACTACCGACAACTTCTGGAGGAGATGCTGACTAGTTACAGGCTAGCTAAAGTAGAGGGCGAAGAAAATCCTGCTGAACAAGCTGCTACAGCTGCTTCTTCGAACAGTGATGCTGGAAACACAGTGGCAATGCAGGAAAGCCATACTGAATCAAAAAGCGATCTTGCTGAATTAGACAGCTGTACCGAAGATGCAGGGACAAAGATGAGTGGTGAAAAGTTATGACTTTACTTTGTGGTAATACTTTTGTGATCTTTGATTTGATGGTTTTTTTCTTAGGAAGTATAATGTATGCATTTATATAACCATTTTGTTATTTGAAATCTTGGTAAACtagttttattatattcatatattatagCCTTGTTTTTTCAGAAGGCCTTTGCATACATCTTTATCAGATAGTTTAAAATTGGCTATATTCTAGTACtttgaatttaataaaattacatgTCATTTCATATTGTATGCCAGAAATGAGGCTACCAGTTACTAAAGTCAGTAGTTAAATTCATACTAGGAAAGGATTAGAAATTACCGATTAGCAAGATTACTTTATACTGTGGAAAAAATTGTTAATGTAGAATTATACTGCTTCACATATTAGTACGTTCATAGTTAGCTTTGTAatgaatttgtgttttctttagtAATTTTAGTTCTTCAAAGAATGGCAGATGCTGTcctgtaatttcttttttcaagGATGATAATTTGTGTGTTCTTGGAATTGTTTATATTTTGCCtctctgtagttttatttttcagtagttCTGAGATTCCAGATGTgtggttatttttcctttttctgtatcCTTTATGAAACATCATTTTTGAAAAACCTATGTATTATTCATCCAGCTTTGGTTTGTATATTCTGTATAGCCTAACTACATACATCCAAATGTATGTCAACCAAGTGTTTagaatgaaattataaatgtttAAGTCCAAATAAAGCATGTGATGTGGAATAACCTATGCATgttgtacttatttttaatttttttaaaaaacaaccagGTTTGGtatattggaaaaataatttgaatttcatttgTATCTATATAAAACTTAGAAAACTTTTGGTTTGGTGcatttttcattaattaaaaaaattttgagaagTCTAGGTTACTCACAGTAAATCTGTTCTGTTTCTTAACCCCCTTGTGACACAAAATATTAATCTTTGGACAGTATGAACACATGTAAACATGTCAGAAGGTTGTCATGATGAGCTTTTTAAAGATTGCAAGACTGAGTTTTGCTAGAAGTGTTCATCAGAGATTAGTAATGCAAGAAgtataagatattttaaatagtgGTGGCAGATATGAGCTTGACTTTgctaaaatgagtttttaaaatacaaacaactAAGTCACattagagtattttttaaaacaattgtgTATGTAGAAcattttaactttgctttttcatgttttatatttatcatgtgtCTAAAGTTGCTTAAGGTACCATAAGTTGAAGCTTTGGAATCTTTGTATATAGCTGATGTTTTGATCTGTTTTTCCAATGCCAGAATATTTTTAAGTGGTTTGAGAAAGAGGAAGTCATTTGGtggaaaggggaggaaaaaaccCAACCAGTTTTCTATCTATATTAGATAGAtccatgtgtgtatacacacagtaTACAATACACACAACTCTCTCTGTAAAAGTACCTTTTCAGACAAAGAAAGGAAGGTAACTTGTTcatctgattttgttttcttttgaaattcagTCCAGCCTGGAAGTGGTGTAGGTAAATAGTAAtaatattcttccttttctcttcctgtagGGTGCTGGAGATCTAGAAGACCCATGGTAGCCTTATAAACCTTCTAAAATGCTTTTGATTctgaaaattgggggaaaaaacttTTAATCACAATTTTCTTCAATACAAGGGAAAAATATTCTTGTGGATTCCCAGCGTTTTGTGATATGAGCAGAAAATCATTAGCATTTCCCATCATTTGTTCATATTTGTGTTTTCCGGTAATTGCCACTTGTAGCATTGCCTgtactacagtatttttgccagcCTCAGACATACTGGTTACATCTGTATTGAACTTTTGACCCTAGAAACCAATGGAGTTATTTCACCACAAATAACGAATATGCCTGAGGTGCATGGGAATATAGTTAGCTGTACTctgaagatacattttttttttttaactaaggcACACAACATATAAGCATGTAAGAGTAAAGAACTGTATGAGATGTTCCTTTTTTCAGTTCACCAAGTTGGAAGCCTTTTGCAGCTCTGTGgcttaaaatttcatttgagcAATTTACTATaggatttatatttattattaattgttatttaattttttttccaattttacctGTATTACCAAACTGGGTTCTCCAATAATGTCCAAATTGTAATGTTGCCTGCTTCAACATAAAGTGTATTTGGCAATAATATTATAAACCCTTACAAATTTTATGCATGTATCTACTACATCCTTCAATTCTCACTAGAAAAATCTCTTGAAACCAAATGGATTAATTTATGGCTATTTATAATTTGCTTTGACATCTCACTGctgcaaatttttttaaatgatgaaatttgCCTTTATAATGTaaattgtgatttttgttttacatgtgggtttctatagttttaatttttcagctTTTAAGATACAACAGGTTTTGTGTAATTTggtataatttttaattgtttacgTTATTTTAAAAGCTCAGAATATCACATTGAAATGactataaatacatttaaaattatctattttagATCTAAGGAAATATTACAGAGATATTTTCATGGGTTCAGTAACCTTTCATTTTATAACATTGGGCACGGTACGGAGTGGCTGTCACATAAGGTACTTGAAGATTATtagtttaattctatttttacaaTAACCTTGAATTCTTGAATTCTTTTGAGTTTTGCATGTATCCAGTTAATGCTGAACGTGAAGAGTGAAATATTTATCTAAAAGGAGCGTGGGGGGAGGAGAAGCAATGAATGTATCCATTTGTACATGGTGTACATGTTGTGGATGCTTTGTAACGTTTTCCTATCTGTTCAGATTGTGTTTCAGCAGGATGTAATTGCCCTTGTGTCTAGTTGAAATGAGTCATCATCTGGTCCTGTGTGAAATGGAATTCATGgtattttctgtaacattttccTGAAGCTGTTTCTGGAGAGCCACACATTTAAATACAGCTTTCTTGATCATTTCGATTTATTGTGCACCTGATTTTTTGGTCTAAAAGGAATTATTGCcacaacatattttatttattctttagatTTTAGCCTTGTAAGTTAAAGTGCTTTACATGATGATGTTAAAAGCTATTTGTCCCTTGACCGGGTTTGGGGGGGGTTGTTAAAAGATAGGGAATgaagaatgcaaaatggttgttgTTCAAACTGTCCACTCTGATCCAACCCTGTACTGATAGTACCTTTCCAGTATGATATTGTGATGTTTCATACAATGCAGTGAACATAACCAACTTGTTACCTAAATAAAGACTTGATAAAAACAGTGTGACATATTACTATTTTgtatgctatttaaaaataaaagttcagcTTTGTATGTTATCGTAAACATCTGATATAGTTAGAATATTTGTTATAAAAAATTTCATACAAAACCATGTAGGGGAGTTACAATTAAATCCAAGGAGGTATTAACCAAACTCTGTAGGACAATACTAGTTAACCCCTTATCCACtccaaaaacatttttatactgatttaagaaatctttttcaGGGGACTTTGTGGccatggaaataaaaattctgtGTGAGTTAGCAAAAGAAACATCCATATTCAGTATTTACTAATCTAAATTCCATAGTCTAGCTGTTCTCAGCTGTTTTTGTTATCAGGACCCATTTATATATCTAAAAATTCAAGATCCCAAAGGACTTTTTGCTTTTGTGGGTTTTGTGTGTTGTATAGAAGTTAAAACCAAGaaattttgcatattattttaattcattaaagATAAAACCATTACCTGTTAAATAGCATgttctattaaaataattattttccaaatctaaacaatttaatgtgaaaaaaatagcactagttttcatttttgtaaatccTTGAATGTTGACTGGATTCTCTTATttacttttgcattcaatctgttGCCGTGTGGCACTGTGTTCGCAGTATATAATGAACTCTGGCCTCACACAAATAAGTATTGgaaaagagtattttattttaatatcttcagATCATTATGGATATTCCTCTTTGATACATTATCAGAACATCAGAGCAGGTAGCTTCTTAAAGATTCATTGTAATATGAAATCTGAAACTTTATTGTCAGCTTTGTTctctgttacattaaaatccatttGATCTGTCTTGCATTGTAAATAGTGGATCTTTGACATTTGCATGATTTTATAACATGCcttggtcatttggaaaatactgatTCATTAAGTTAATGCAGTTCTTTCTAGAATATTGGCATCTGATTATGgtgtgtttataattttttttaatataactgatctcatcagaaaaatcttttttaagtATTAGAAAGCTGTCAAGCTCATGATGATGGatacagatttttcaaaattttaattttcatttgaaaggTGAAATGTTATCATTGGCAACAAATATTGTCAGTTGTTTTCAGTATATAACAGGCTTTCTTCATTTCAGAGAAAATGCTGAATTACCACTGTCTGTCAgtcattctttcaagtaaaaatggtgTTCATGTAAAGTGGCCGCTAGTTCAGCACACATGTCTC is part of the Bos indicus isolate NIAB-ARS_2022 breed Sahiwal x Tharparkar chromosome 11, NIAB-ARS_B.indTharparkar_mat_pri_1.0, whole genome shotgun sequence genome and harbors:
- the PPM1B gene encoding protein phosphatase 1B isoform X6; the encoded protein is MSIVLVCFSNAPKVSDEAMRKDSELDKYLESRVEEIMEKSGEEGMPDLAHVMRILSAENIPNLPPGGGLAGKRHVIEAVYSRLNPHRESDGASDEAEESGSQGKLVEALRQMRINHRGNYRQLLEEMLTSYRLAKVEGEENPAEQAATAASSNSDAGNTVAMQESHTESKSDLAELDSCTEDAGTKMSGEKL